The DNA segment GTAGCCGAGGTAAGCGCTGCACCACGGTTCGTTCAGCGTGGCCCAGGCCTGGACCCGGTCGCCAAGCCGGGCGGTGACGAGGTCGGCGTAGTTGGCGAAGGCTAGCGCGGTTTCGCGCTCGACCCAGCCGCCCTCATCCTCAAGCGCCTGCGGCAGATCCCAATGGTAGAGGGTCACGAACGGTACGATCCCCCGCTCGAGCAGCCCGTCGACGAGCCGGTCGTAGAAGTCGAGGCCGCGCGACTCGACCCGGCCGCGTCCCTCGGGCAGTATCCGCGGCCAGGAGATCGAGAAGCGGTAGGCGCCAACGCCCAAGCTGGCGATCAGGTCGAGGTCGTCTCGCCAGAGGTGGTAGTGGTCGCAGGCGGTGTCGCCGCTGGCGCCGCCGGCGACCTTGCCCGGGGTCCGGCAGAACGTGTCCCAGATGCTTGGCCCGCGGCCATCCTCTCGGGCCGCCCCCTCGATCTGGTAGGCGGAGGTGGCTACGCCCCAGATGAATCTCGAGGGCTTCTCGTCTCCTGATCCGGTCATGCTCGCTCCTACTCCGACTGCCTCGCCCGCACGAGGATTACCGCCCTGGCCGGGACGAGTAGCGGGTCGCTCACCGATGCACGCGTGGTCATCGGCTTCAGTAGTTCGTCGAATATCGACTCGCTTAGTGTGGTGACCTCCAGATCGGCCGTCGTCTTGGCCTCGAAATGGAGTTGCGCCTTGAACTCCCTGTCGTCGTGGTTGATCAGCAGCAACCTGACTTCGCCGCGGCTGGAAACCGCGTATGCCCGTAGCGGAAGTTCCGCGTCCGCCGGAAGGACGGAGCCGGTGAAATCGCCGAGCATCCGGTAGAGGTGGTAGGTGGGGCGTAGCCAGCCGCCGGTGCCGATGAGGCCGTGCCCGCCCATCCCTTGCAGAGTGAAGTAGCTGCTGAAGTCGAGCCGCTCGCGGGTCATCTGCCCCAGGACATCCGCCAGCCATAGGGTCGCCGTCATGTCCTCGAGGTGGCGGTAGGAGCTCGAGCGCCACGAAAGCCCGAATTCGGTCACTCCGTACCTCAGCTCCCGACCGAAGCCGAGCGGGTTGGCTTCGGGGTCAGCCGCCCAGTTGCGGTAGCGTCTGTACTCGTCGGAGAACTGCCCCGAGGTGGCCAGAGCGGCCGCATCGGTCCAGGTACCGTCGGTGGGATAGATATGCCAGGTGAGTATGTCGATGACGTCTCCGCACCGACGCACGACCTCACGCAAGTACGCTTCGCCCCCGGGCCTGGCGCCCGACGCGGCAGGACCGGCTAGAAGGTAGCTGGGGTCGACCTCGAGGAGAGCGGTTCGGAAGCGGCGGAACTCTTCGCAATACCGTGCCGGAGTCCAGCTCGGGTCGCCCCTGTTGCTCCCGTAGAGATCCGGCTCGTTGCCGATCTCCCAGGCGAGCACGGGGATCTCCCGCTCCTTCGTCAGCCGCGCCAGCCCGGCAGCTTGTTGAGGCGTGCCCTCGAATAGGTTGGCGACCATCATCACGGGCGGCCTATCCAGGAGTCCCAGGTTGAGCTCGAGCGCCGCCAGGTCGGGTTCGCCGAGGACGATCTCGTCGGCCTGATTGCCGGGCGGGAAGCGCAGCCAATCGACCCGGATGGCCTCGTACTCGGCTTCAGAGCCGACGATCAACATCGAGTTCCCGTAATTGAAGCCGCTGGTCGCGAACGCCGGGACCTCGCCCATGGGCTTCGAACCGACCCGTACCTGCAATGCTTCCTGGGCCTGAGCCAGGCCTGGCGCCAACGTGAGGACGCCCAGTGCGAGGAGCTGCGGCCAGCGCCGATCGCCCTCCCGCCTCACCCCTTCACCGAACCCGCGACGAGGCCCTCGATGACCTGCCGGGAGGCGAAGGCGAACAGCACGAGCAGGGGGAGCACCGCCAGCGCCGTACCGAGGATGACCGCGCCCCAGTCCGTGTTGACGAGGCCCTGCAACGAGCGGAGCGCGAGCGGGACGGTGAAGGCGTCTCTGCCCCTCAGGATCACGAGTGGACCCAGGAAGTTGTTCCACTGGCTGATGAAGGTGAGCAGCGCGAGTGTGGCCAGGCCCGGCCTCACGAGCGGAAGCACCACGCTCCAGTAGATGCGGAACTCGCTGGCGCCGTCGATCCGCGAGGCGTCGAGCAGGTCCTTCGGGATGGTGCTGGCGATGTACTGGCGCATGAGGAAGATTCCGAAGGCGTTGGCCATGCCGGGGAACCAGATGGCTCGGGGCGTGTTGAGCCAGTCGAGGAAGTCGATGATCAGGTAGTAGGGGATGATGTTGAGGAGTTGCGGGATCATCAGCGAGACGAGCACGAAGGTGAAGAGCCCGTTCTTCCACCTGAACTCGTACATGGCGAAGCCGAACCCGCCGAGAGAGCAGAAGAAGACCGTGGTGACCGTGGCCATCACGGCGATGTAGACACTGTTCCAGATGTTGCGCCAGAACGGGAGGGTGTCGAGCAGCGCCCGATAGTTACGGGCGAGGTCGTCGCCGATCCACAGCGGCGGCGGGGCGCTGAAGATGGTGTCTCGCGAGTGAGTGGCGAGGATCATCATCCAGTAGAAGGGGAAGAAGGTGAGCAGGGCGAGCAGCAGCAGGCCCGCGAGCAGGAGCCCCTTGCGGATCCCGGCTCCGGTCGGGTTCCCGTCGGTCGGGTTGGTCTCCCTCGTGTTCATCAGTTGGCTCGCCATCTCAGCCCTCCCGCCTCTCCAGACTGCGCCGGCCCAGGAACCGGAAGTGGAGGAATGTCGCCACCCCGATGACCAGGAAGAGGACCCACGACATGGCGGCGGCGGTGCCCATGTCCACCCACTCGAAGCCGGTGCGGTAGAGGTACATGGCGACCGTCAGCCCTGCCTCGTCCGGTCCGCCGGTTCGGTTGCCGGCGAGGTTGGTGAGCACGAACGGCTCGTCGAACATCTGCAGGTTGCCGATGATCGTCAGGGTCACCGCGAAGAAGATCATCGGGCGGAGCAGCGGCAGGGTGATGAACCAGTAGCGCTGGAGTAGGTTGGCGCCGTCGACGGCGGCGGCCTGATAGTACTCCCGGGGGATCGTCGATAGTCCGGCGGTGTAGAGGACGACGTTGAAGCCGAAGTATTTCCAGATGACCAGTATCGAGATCGAGGGTTTGATGTACTCGGCTCGACCGAGCCAGTCGATCGGCAGCGACTCGCGCATGCCGGAGAAGATCC comes from the Trueperaceae bacterium genome and includes:
- a CDS encoding family 1 glycosylhydrolase, coding for MTGSGDEKPSRFIWGVATSAYQIEGAAREDGRGPSIWDTFCRTPGKVAGGASGDTACDHYHLWRDDLDLIASLGVGAYRFSISWPRILPEGRGRVESRGLDFYDRLVDGLLERGIVPFVTLYHWDLPQALEDEGGWVERETALAFANYADLVTARLGDRVQAWATLNEPWCSAYLGY
- a CDS encoding carbohydrate ABC transporter permease → MASQLMNTRETNPTDGNPTGAGIRKGLLLAGLLLLALLTFFPFYWMMILATHSRDTIFSAPPPLWIGDDLARNYRALLDTLPFWRNIWNSVYIAVMATVTTVFFCSLGGFGFAMYEFRWKNGLFTFVLVSLMIPQLLNIIPYYLIIDFLDWLNTPRAIWFPGMANAFGIFLMRQYIASTIPKDLLDASRIDGASEFRIYWSVVLPLVRPGLATLALLTFISQWNNFLGPLVILRGRDAFTVPLALRSLQGLVNTDWGAVILGTALAVLPLLVLFAFASRQVIEGLVAGSVKG